AGCAGGCATGGTGTAAACCAATTTCCCAAAAGGTCTGAGCCAAATACCGTTTTCGATGCTTTTTGCCTGAACTTGCGGGCCAAGGTCATTCCTTTCTAGTTCAATCACACCTATTGCCCCTAATACGCGAGCATCTGCAACACCATCCAATTCTTTAAGTGGCAGTAGCGTTTCTTTAAAGTGCTCTTCAATGCGTTGGATGTTGTCCTGCCAGGGTGAGTTCATTAAAACATCAATATTGGCTATAGCGGCAGCACAAGCAAGCGGGTTGCCCATAAAAGTGGGGCCGTGCATTAATAAGCCGGGTGTTCCTTGGCTAATGGTGTCACTGACGTCCGAAGTGGCTAGCGTTGCCGCCAAACTGATATGCCCACCCGTCAAGGTCTTGCCAAGCGCCATAATGTCGGGTGTGATGCCAGCCCATTCACAGGCAAAGAGTTTGCCGGTACGTCCGAAGCCGGTCGCGATTTCGTCGGCGATCAACAAAATATCAAACTCATTGCAAAGTTGTCGGAGCTGTTTGAGGTAGTCTGGGCGGTAGAAACGCATGCCACCAGCCCCTTGAACAATTGGTTCAATCGTCACTGCCGCAATGTTCTGGTGATGTTGTTCAAGCATGGCCTTGAGAGCGTTAATATCTTCATTGTTGGATTCAATTTCAAAGCCCATTTGTGGCGCAGGGGCGAAGTAGTGTTGTGTCAGTACCTCTGAAAACAAGCTATGCATGCCGTTGACGGGATCGCACACCGCCATGGTGGCAAAGGTGTCGCCATGGTAGCCGTTGCGCACGGTCAAGAGTCGGTTTTTATTTGGTTGTTCTTTGCTGCCCCAGTATTGCAATGCCATTTTAATGGCCACTTCCATTGCCACAGACCCAGAGTCGACCATAAAAACTTTATCTAATCCTTCTGGGGTTAGTTTGACAAGACGCTTTGATAACTCAATAGCTGGCTCATGAGTCAGACCGCCAAACATGATGTGTGGCATGGTATCAATTTGCTCGTGCATGGCTTGCTGAATTTTCGGGTGGTTATAGCCGTGAAGCGTCGCCCACCAGGAAGACATGCCATCGACCAACTCAGTACCGTCAGCCAGGGTGATGATAGAACCCTGAGTTTTGGCAACGCCGATAGCCGGAGTGTCGGCTGGCATTTTGGCATAAGGATGCCAGATGTGTTGTTGGTCAAATTCGAGTAGCGATTGCCAGTGCTCGGAAAGTGTCGGCTTTGATGATGTCATAGTTTTCTGTCTTGTTGTTGAAGTGCTCATTTTGACAAAAATCTGCCAGGTTGGGTAGGGCAAAAGGTGGAATGCGGCATTACTCTAAAAGTTTATTCAATGTGTCATTTGACCAAAGTTTGTCTAACGTTTGTTTGAAACTGCTTTCCAGCGGTGCTGTCAGCGTTATTTGCTCACCGGTGGTTGGATGGGTGAATTTCAAAGTGGTGGCAGCGAGGTAAAGGCGATGGTACCCAAGCCAATCATTGAAAAAATGGTTGTGGTTCCGGTCGCCATGTTGCACGTCGCCAATAATCGGGTGGCTGATGTGGTTGAGGTGGCGGCGGAGTTGGTGCTTGCGCCCGGTGCTGGGTTGAAGTTTCACTAGGGAGTAACGTTGAAAATCGAATCTGCCCATTTTGTGCTCAATCTGAGTGGTCGCCAAACGTTCATAATGGGTGAAAGCATCCTGAAAAATCTCTTCTGCACGCTTGTCTTTATCCACGATTTTGTCTTTTTGATATTTAAGCGGTTTGTCGATGTTTCCGTTTTCAGGTGTCCAGCCACGGCATAAGGCAAGATAGGTTTTTTCGATGCTGTGCGTCATGAATTGATTGCTGAGGTGCCGAGCAGCATCGGCATTAAGCGCGAACAGTAGTAGGCCGGAAGTGGGTTTGTCTAGTCGGTGAATGGGAAAAACAGGTTTGTTGATGGCATCTCGAGTCATTTGCACGGCAAACTGGGTCTCGTGTTTGTCGATGGGGGAACGGTGAACCAATAGGCCGGCAGGCTTGTGGATGGCGACAAGGATTTCATCTTGATAAAGGATGTTGAAGGCATCTAGGTTGCAATGGGTTTCCAAACTCTTTTTCCTGTTCAAATTTTGTTAGTATTTTACCAGCCAGAGTAACTGGTGTTGAGTGGATGTGAGTGAAAGCGGGGACATGTGTTTTATGAAAGCGTTAAAATACCAAGAGCATGTCTAAGATAGCGTTGTTGAGGTAACGGGTTGCAAAGCTTTTTTGAATTAATGATGGTGAATGTCGGATACCTAGGTCTTGCGATAGTGTCTTTGGTTTTTGCCTTCTATATTTGGCGCAGGAGACAACCCGCTGGGAAAAAATGCCTGGAATTGATGGAGCAATTGATACCTCTATTGAGGAAAGCCCCTCTATCAAAAATGGAAGATGCCTATATTGAGCAAGTGCTGCAGCGCTTTAAGCCTCAAAGTTACCAGAAAATCAGCAAACCTCTCACGCAAGTGTTGTTTCACGCACACGAATTTATGGTTCCCTCTCTGAGTGGACAGTCTCATTATGTTTTTAATCCGCAGCTTTCCGGTGAATCTTATACTGCCGATGACGCCCGATGGGCAGAAATGATTTTGTATATTGCCAGAGAGGTGGAAGCTTCTAAACGGCAAAGATGGATTGGTGTTCAAGAAGAGCGTCAGCGCATTCGCCGAGACCTGCATGATGAATTGACGCAGGACCTGATTGCGTTGATGCGCAGTTCAAAAGACGAGCGCCAATATCAACTTGCTTTGAGTGCGATGGGATCTTTGAAAAGCATCTTGTCTGCATTGTCTGATGAAGAAAATACTTTGGAGAGCTTTTTGGTGACGGCGCAGGCACAAATGCGTGAGCGCCTGTTGTTGCATGGATTTGAGTTGGAATGGTATGAGAAAAACATTGCTTCTGATGTTGTTGTTTCGTCGAAAGAGGTCAGTAATGTTCTGAAGGTTTTGAAAGAGTTAGGGTGCAATATTCTCAAGCATGCCGAGATGGATCAGGTCAAAGTGGTGGTGAATCAATTTGGCGGGCGTCTAGAGGTGAGAGTTGAGAATAAAGTAAAAGAACACAAAGTTTTGCATGAGTCTAACCAGCTTGGAATGATGAATGTTGAAACAAGGATTCAAGAATTGAACGGGAAGTTAACTGTGCAGGAAACGCCTAATGAATTCGTTGTGGTGTTTTCTTTTCCATTAGAAGGAGTTTGGAAAAATGCCAATGTTTAAAAAAGTGTTGGTGCTGGAAGACCGGCAAGAGCATTTTGAGTTTTTGCGACAAGCGCTTGAAAGGATCTGTTCGGATGTCGAGATACTATCAGCGAAAAATATTCAGGAAGCACGTCAAAAACTGTCAAAGGATATTGAGCTTTATATTCTTGATTTAGAACTGCCTGATGGTGCGGGTATAGAATTGATTCCATCGATAAGAGGGCTGCGCTCCAGCGCAAAGGTTATGGTTTTTACAGTTTTTGATGAAGATGACACCTTCTTCAAAGCCATGCGCATGGGGATTGATGGTTACGTTCTGAAGACAGAACCGCAGCAAGGGTTAGTTGATGCAATCAACGATGTTTACAAGGGGATGGCAGCACTTTCTCCAGCGCTAGCGCGAAAGTTGATGAACTTTCATGCTGCTTCCTTTGAGGAGTTGCCGAAGCTGAGTGATAAAGAAACAGCGGTGCTGAAACTGATTGCTCAAGGTCATACCATGAAGAGTGCTGCCGAGCATTTGAATCGCTCCATTGATACGGTCAAATTTCATGTAAAGGAGATTTACCGGAAAACGGGTGCGCAAAATCGCAGTGAGCTATTGCGTTTGGCGCGGGAAATGGGAATTTCATAGTTAAACCTGGAGGTGTGTTATGAAAAAGTGGGTGATGGTTTTTAGTGGTTTGTTGGTTTCGGCCTTGGCGAATGCCAGTGATAAAGTTACGACACAAAATATCGGTATGGAGTTGGCGAGCGATATTGCTAAAGAGAGTGTATTGGCGTGTCGAAAAGCTGGCTATCAAGTGAGTGCTGTTGTAGTGGATAGGTTTGGTATTGTGCGTGCAACGCTTAGGGATGATTTAGCGGCGCGTTTTACGGTGCAGATTGCCAGGGATAAAGCCAATATGTCGGTGACGTCTGGGCCGAAGTCTGGAACATTTCGTCAGCAGCGCCCGGATATCCGCCAAGAGTTGAATCATATTGATGGGCTGATTGTCATGTAAGGTGGTTTCCTATTATTTCTCAGGGCGTGAGAATCGGTGCGGTTGGTGCCCCTGGTGGAGAAAAGGATGAGAAGTGTGTAATAGAGGCCCTTGATAAGTTTGCGGATAGATTGGAGTTTTGAGAAGGTTGAATTGGTGTGGGGGTGTATAGGCCTTTAGCCTGAAAAGAGTCATGCTTTACCGAGAATAAATAAATTAATAAAAAAACGGTTTTTCACTTGACACAAAAGTCTTTTCAATTAAAATACGCCCCACAACAATTCGGAGGGTTTCCCGAGCGGCCAAAGGGGGCAGACTGTAAATCTGCTGGCTCAGCCTTCGGTGGTTCGAATCCACCACCCTCCACCATTGTTTTACAATTTGCGGGTATCGTATATTGGCTATTACCTCGGCCTTCCAAGCCGATGAGGGGGGTTCGATTCCCCCTACCCGCTCCAGTTTTTAGGCTCTCTTTGTTGGTTGTGTTATTGGCCGATAGGGAGGGCCTTTTTGTTATTTGCTCTCATAGCTCAGTAGGTAGAGCGCATCCATGGTAAGGATGAGGTCACCAGTTCGATCCTGGTTGAGAGCTCCATTTTAACCAATAAATAGTGGCCGGTTTTCAGTCGCTGTTATTAACGGAGTTTGCATCATGGCAAAGGAAAAGTTTGAACGTAGTAAGCCGCACGTAAACGTTGGTACGATTGGTCACGTTGACCATGGTAAGACAACTCTTACAGCGGCGTTGACAATTGTACAAGGTAAGAAGTTTGGTGGTGACGTAAAAGGTTACGATCAAATCGATAACGCACCAGAAGAGCGTGCACGTGGTATCACTATCTCAACTGCACACGTAGAATATGAGTCAGAAACTCGTCACTACGCGCACGTTGACTGCCCAGGCCATGCTGACTATGTTAAAAACATGATCACTGGTGCTGCACAGATGGATGGTGCAATCCTAGTATGTTCTGCTGCAGATGGCCCGATGCCACAAACGCGTGAGCACATTCTTCTATCTCGTCAGGTAGGTGTACCTTACATCGTTGTTTTCCTAAACAAAGTTGACATGGTAGATGATGAAGAGCTACTAGAATTGGTAGAAATGGAAGTTCGTGAACTTCTAGATATGTACGAATTCCCTGGTGACGATACACCTGTAATCATGGGTTCTGCACTTAAAGCAATCGAAGGTGACCCAGCGTACGAAGCAAAAATCAGTGAGTTGGTTGAAGCACTAGATACTTACATCCCAACACCAGAGCGTGACACAGACAAGCCATTCCTAATGCCTGTAGAAGATATTTTCTCAATCCAAGGTCGTGGTACGGTAGCAACTGGTCGTGTTGAAACAGGTGTTGTTAAAGTTGGTGAAGAAATCGAAATCGTTGGTATTCGCCCAACTACAACTACAACTGTAACAGGTGTAGAAATGTTCCGTAAGCTTCTAGATCAAGGTGAAGCTGGTGATAACGTAGGTATCCTATTGCGTGGTACTAAGCGTGAAGACATCGAACGTGGTCAAGTATTGGCTCACAAAGGAACTGTTAAGCCACATACTAAGTTTGAAGCTGAAGTATACGTATTGTCAAAAGATGAAGGTGGACGTCACACTCCATTCTTTAACGGTTACCGTCCACAGTTCTACTTCCGTACAACTGACGTAACTGGTGCGTGTGAACTACCAGCAGGAACAGAAATGGTAATGCCTGGTGATAACGTACAAATGACAGTTGAATTGATCAACCCGATCGCAATGTCAGAAGGTCTACGTTTCGCAATCCGTGAAGGTGGACGTACAGTTGGTGCAGGTGTTGTTGCTAAAATTCTTGAATAAGCAAAATAGCACTTGAAAACTGAGAGGGGAGTTTGTATAATCCCCCTTTTTTTCGCTAAGCGAAAATTCTAGGGGTATAGCTCCAATTGGTAGAGCACCGGATTCCAAATCCGGGTGTTGGGGGTTCGAATCCCTCTACCCCTGCCAAATTTCAATAGCCTGATATTTTGTCAGGTTGTTTTTTATATATTGTAGAACCTAGAACCGAATAGCTATGAGCCAAAAACTAGAAAAAGGTACGGGTGGAAACACCGCTGAAACAGTAAAAAATGTTACCGCATTGGTGGTTTTGATCGCTAGTGTGGTTGGTTACTATGTTTACTCAGATGCGCACGCTGTTGTCAGAGTTTTGGGTATGCTTGCAGGTGTTGCTTTGTCGGGCTTTATCTTCTACCAAAGTGAGAAGGGTCAAGCGGCATTCAAGTATTTGTCAAACGCAAAAAAAGAAGTAAGACAAGTTGTTTGGCCTACGCGTCAAGAAACTGTTCAGATGACGCTGATTGTATTTGCTGTCGTAATAGTGATGAGTATCTTTTTGTGGCTGGTTGACATGTTCTTTTTGTGGGCTGTCCAGCTGTTAACAGGACAAGGTGGTTGAAATGGCTCAAAGATGGTATGTCGTGCATGCTTATTCAGGTTATGAGAATAAAGTAAAAAAGAGCCTAGGTGAATACATCGAAAGAGCGAGTCTTCAGGATAAGTTTGGTGATATTTTAGTGCCTTCTGAAGAAGTTGTTGAGATTCGTGATGGCAAGAAAAGAACTTCTGAAAGAAAGTTTTTTCCTGGTTATGTCTTGGTTCAAATGGAAATGGGTGAAGATACCTGGCACTTGGTAAAAAGTGTTCCACAGGTGATGGGTTTCATTGGTGGAACTTCAGATCGCCCAGCTCCGATTTCTCAGAAAGAAGTGGACCGCATCCTTCAGAAAGTTTCTGATGGTGTTGATAAGCCTAGGCCAAAAGTTATTTATGAGCCAGGTGAAATGGTTCGAGTGGTTGATGGGCCATTTAAAGATTTTGAAGCAGTGGTTGAAGAAGTTGATTACGACAAGAATAAGCTTCAAGTATCTGTTTTGATTTTCGGGCGTTCAACGCCTGTTGAGCTTGAGTTTACTCAAGTCGAAAAAAGCTAATTTAGTTTTTTGTAACCCTGGGGAGTCGAATAGACGCTTGTACCCATAAGGAGAAAGAAAATGGCAAAGAAAATTGATGCCTATATCAAGTTGCAGGTTCCTGCGGGAAATGCAAACCCTAGTCCGCCGGTAGGTCCAGCTTTGGGTCAAAAAGGTGTGAACATCATGGAGTTCTGTAAAGCTTTTAACGCTCAGACTCAGTCTATGGAAAAGAACCTTCCAGTTCCTGTTGTAATCACTGTTTATAGTGATAAGAGTTTCACTTTTATCATGAAAACACCACCAGCAGCTGTATTGTTGAAAAAAGCGGCTGGAATCCAAAAGGGTTCAGGTGTTCCTAACATGAATAAAGTGGGTACGGTTACTCGTGCGCAATTGGAAGAAATCGCCAATACTAAAATGGCTGATTTGAATGCTAATGATCTAGATGCGGCAGTAAATATTATTGCTGGTTCTGCTCGTAGCATGGGCTTAAATGTTGAGGGGTAATTGAGAATGGCAAAGTTAACGAAAAAACAAAAGTTGTTTGCTGAAAAGGTTGACTCAACAAAAGCTTATGAAGCAATTCAATGCTTTGAGTTGTTGTCTGAATTGGCAACTGCAAAATTTGCAGAGTCTGTTGATGTGGCAATCAAGCTAGGAATTGATCCTCGTAAATCTGACCAAGTTGTTCGTGGTGCGACTGTGTTGCCAAACGGAACTGGTAAAGATGTTCGTGTAGCTGTGTTCACTAACGAAGCGAATGCGCAAGCAGCTAAAGATGCTGGTGCTGAGTTTGTCGGTATGGACGATTTGGCTGCAGAAATTAAAGGCGGGATGATGGATTTTGACGTTGTTATCGCTTCTCCTGATGCGATGCGCGTCGTTGGTATGTTAGGTCAGGTTTTGGGTCCACGTGGTTTGATGCCAAACCCAAAAACTGGAACTGTTACGCCTGATGTGGCTTCAGCAGTTAAAAATGCTAAATCTGGTCAAGTACGTTTCCGTGCAGACAAAGCTGGGATCGTCCACGCGTCTATCGGTAAGGCGACTTTTGACGCAGATAAGTTGAAAGAAAATTTAAGAGCTTTGATGGATGATCTTAATCGTTTGAAGCCTGCCTCTGCGAAAGGAACTTATATGAAGAAAGTTTCTGTTTCGACAACAATGGGTCCAGGTATCGAGTTGGATCAATCTAGCTTGTAAGAAATTTTTCGCCTTGTTTGAGGTGAAAATGCGGTTTGGGACGCCTTAGATTAAGTTTACTTAGTTTTTGGGTGCCCATCGCAGACCGTAGGTGAGGGTATAAGTTACCTTCTTAATAGTATAAAGCCTACGTAGATGGTATGGCTCTTTGAGCCTAATTGGAGAAGTTATATGGCACTCAATATTGAAGGTAAGAAGGCTGTCGTTGAAGAAGTTTCAGCAATTATCGCTGAAGCGGGTTCAATCGTTGCAGCTGAATATCGTGGGTTGTCAGTAGCGCAATTAACTGAACTTCGTGCAAAAGCTCGTACTGCAAACGTAAAAGTTCGTGTTGTTAAAAACACACTTGTTCGTCGTGCAGTACAAGGTACAAAGTTTGAAGACATGGCTGATACTTTTGTTGGTCCATTGGTTTTTGCTTTTTCTGGTGAAGAACTAGGAAATGCAGCGCGTGTCTTTAAAGATTTTGCAAAGTCTAACGAAGCTTTGGTAGTCAAGTCTTTGTCGATTGGTGAAGGTGTTATGGATGCCTCACAATTGTCGGCTGTTGCGGCTCTGCCTACTTACGATGAAGCAGTGGCGAAACTTCTATTTGTTATGAAAGAGCCTGTTGCGAAATTGGCTCGCGCTTTGACTGCGGTCAAAGAACAAAAAGAAGCTGCTGCGGCATAAGTAAAAACATAATTTAAGGAATATTAAAATGGCAATTACAAAAGAAGATATTTTAGAAGCCGTTGCAAACATGTCAGTAATGGAAGTTGTTGAACTTGTTAGCGCAATGGAAGAGAAGTTTGGTGTTTCAGCTGCGGCTATGGTTGCTGCTGGTCCTGCTGGTGATGCAGGTGCAGGTGCTGGTGAAGAGAAAACTGAATTTGACGTTGTTCTTACTGGCGCTGGTGACAACAAGGTTGCTGCGATCAAAGCTGTTCGTGGTGCAACTGGCCTTGGTCTTAAAGAAGCGAAAGAAGCGGTTGAATCTGCTCCATTCACTCTTAAAGAAGGTGTTTCTAAAGCTGAAGCCGAAGCTATGGCTAACGAGCTTAAAGAAGCTGGTATTCAAGTCGAAGTTAAGTAATTACTTAATTATATCGGCTGAAAAGCGACAAATGGCTGGCGTATTTTGCGTCGGCCTTTTGCCGTTTTAAGTAGTGTGTAAAAGTGTGAGTAATAGCAAAGTTGTTATTAGCGCTGTTTTTACAGTTTTATGCATTTTTGGAAAACGCAAAGTTTTCGTAATTTCATAATAGGACGGGGAAATTAATGGCCTATTCTTTAACTGAAAAGAAACGTATCCGTAAAGATTTTTCAACTCGTGCTTCAATTCTTGAAGTTCCCTACCTCTTGTCTTTGCAAAAAGAATCATTCAAAGAGTTTTTGCAAATTGACAAGAAGCCTCTAGAGAGAGAAATGATGGGATTGCACGCAGCATTCTCATCTGTTTTTCCAATCAATGGTGTTGCTGGTACAGCTGATCTTGAGTATGTTAGCTACACCATGGGGCAGCCAGAATTTGATGTTAAAGAGTGTAAGCAACGTGGCGTGACTTTTTCTTCACCACTTCGAGTGAAGATGCGTTTGGTGTTGTTTGATAAGGACGCGCCTGCGGGCAAGCGTCCTGTTAAAGATGTTAAAGAGCAAGAAGTTTATCTTGGTGACATTCCTTTGATGACAGAAAATGGTACTTTCGTTATTAATGGAACTGAGCGTGTTATCGTTACTCAATTACACCGTTCCCCAGGTGTAATTTTTGATAGTGACCGTGGAAAGTCTCATTCATCAGGTAAGGTGTTGTTCAACGCTAGAATTATCCCTTATCGTGGTTCTTGGTTGGATTTTGAGTTCGATCATAATGACTGTGTATTCGTTCGTATTGATAGAAGAAGAAAGTTACCTGTTTCAGTTATCCTTCGTGCGATGGGTTACAACAATGAACAAATCTTAGATGAGTTTTTTAATCATACCGAATTTGCGGTTAAAAACGGCAAATTTGTAATGACTATTGTTCCAGAACAGTTGAAAGGTCAAACAGCTGTATTTGATATTGTTTCTGGCGATGAAGTGCTAGTTAAAGCAGGTGGCAAGATCACTGCGCGTACAATCAAGCAAATCAAAGACGCTAAGCTGAAAACATTTGACGTTCCTGAAGACTTTGTTCTTGGAAAAGTTCTTTCTTCGGGCATTATGGATGAGACAACAGGTGAACTTGTTGCCAAAACAAATGAAGTTATTACTGCGGACTTAATTGAATCTTTCAAAGCAATGAAAGGTTTGACCTTCAAGACAATTTTTGTTGATGAGTTGGAGAATGGTTCTTATATTTCCGATACTTTGAATCTTGATACAACAACGTCTCAGTTGGAAGCTCAAATCGAAATTTATAGAATGATGCGCCCTGGTGAGCCACCAACAAAAGAGTCATCAGAAGCATTGTTTAATAGCCTTTTCTTTGACGAGTCTCGCTATGACTTGTCTTCAGTTGGACGTATGAAGTTGAATCGTCGTTTAGGTCGTGCTGAAAATGAAGGTAGCCCTGTTCTTGAGCCTCAAGATGTTACTGATGTTGTTCGCGAGTTGTTGGCTATCCGTAATGGTCAAAGCACAGTTGATGATATCGATACACTGGGTAACAGACGTATTCGTGCTGTTGGTGAAATGGCAGAAAACGCATTCCGCGTTGGTTTGGTTCGTGTTGAAAGAGCTGTTAAAGAGCGTTTGAATAACGCTGAATCTGAAGGTTTGATGCCACAAGATTTGATTAACGCTAAACCAGTTTCTGCTGCTATCAAAGAA
This portion of the Hydrogenovibrio marinus genome encodes:
- a CDS encoding GlcG/HbpS family heme-binding protein, which codes for MKKWVMVFSGLLVSALANASDKVTTQNIGMELASDIAKESVLACRKAGYQVSAVVVDRFGIVRATLRDDLAARFTVQIARDKANMSVTSGPKSGTFRQQRPDIRQELNHIDGLIVM
- the nusG gene encoding transcription termination/antitermination protein NusG, translating into MAQRWYVVHAYSGYENKVKKSLGEYIERASLQDKFGDILVPSEEVVEIRDGKKRTSERKFFPGYVLVQMEMGEDTWHLVKSVPQVMGFIGGTSDRPAPISQKEVDRILQKVSDGVDKPRPKVIYEPGEMVRVVDGPFKDFEAVVEEVDYDKNKLQVSVLIFGRSTPVELEFTQVEKS
- the rplL gene encoding 50S ribosomal protein L7/L12; the protein is MAITKEDILEAVANMSVMEVVELVSAMEEKFGVSAAAMVAAGPAGDAGAGAGEEKTEFDVVLTGAGDNKVAAIKAVRGATGLGLKEAKEAVESAPFTLKEGVSKAEAEAMANELKEAGIQVEVK
- the bioA gene encoding adenosylmethionine--8-amino-7-oxononanoate transaminase: MTSSKPTLSEHWQSLLEFDQQHIWHPYAKMPADTPAIGVAKTQGSIITLADGTELVDGMSSWWATLHGYNHPKIQQAMHEQIDTMPHIMFGGLTHEPAIELSKRLVKLTPEGLDKVFMVDSGSVAMEVAIKMALQYWGSKEQPNKNRLLTVRNGYHGDTFATMAVCDPVNGMHSLFSEVLTQHYFAPAPQMGFEIESNNEDINALKAMLEQHHQNIAAVTIEPIVQGAGGMRFYRPDYLKQLRQLCNEFDILLIADEIATGFGRTGKLFACEWAGITPDIMALGKTLTGGHISLAATLATSDVSDTISQGTPGLLMHGPTFMGNPLACAAAIANIDVLMNSPWQDNIQRIEEHFKETLLPLKELDGVADARVLGAIGVIELERNDLGPQVQAKSIENGIWLRPFGKLVYTMPAYNISQQNLTTLTNGISKAIQKV
- a CDS encoding sensor histidine kinase yields the protein MEQLIPLLRKAPLSKMEDAYIEQVLQRFKPQSYQKISKPLTQVLFHAHEFMVPSLSGQSHYVFNPQLSGESYTADDARWAEMILYIAREVEASKRQRWIGVQEERQRIRRDLHDELTQDLIALMRSSKDERQYQLALSAMGSLKSILSALSDEENTLESFLVTAQAQMRERLLLHGFELEWYEKNIASDVVVSSKEVSNVLKVLKELGCNILKHAEMDQVKVVVNQFGGRLEVRVENKVKEHKVLHESNQLGMMNVETRIQELNGKLTVQETPNEFVVVFSFPLEGVWKNANV
- the rplJ gene encoding 50S ribosomal protein L10, which codes for MALNIEGKKAVVEEVSAIIAEAGSIVAAEYRGLSVAQLTELRAKARTANVKVRVVKNTLVRRAVQGTKFEDMADTFVGPLVFAFSGEELGNAARVFKDFAKSNEALVVKSLSIGEGVMDASQLSAVAALPTYDEAVAKLLFVMKEPVAKLARALTAVKEQKEAAAA
- a CDS encoding response regulator; translated protein: MPMFKKVLVLEDRQEHFEFLRQALERICSDVEILSAKNIQEARQKLSKDIELYILDLELPDGAGIELIPSIRGLRSSAKVMVFTVFDEDDTFFKAMRMGIDGYVLKTEPQQGLVDAINDVYKGMAALSPALARKLMNFHAASFEELPKLSDKETAVLKLIAQGHTMKSAAEHLNRSIDTVKFHVKEIYRKTGAQNRSELLRLAREMGIS
- a CDS encoding pseudouridine synthase codes for the protein METHCNLDAFNILYQDEILVAIHKPAGLLVHRSPIDKHETQFAVQMTRDAINKPVFPIHRLDKPTSGLLLFALNADAARHLSNQFMTHSIEKTYLALCRGWTPENGNIDKPLKYQKDKIVDKDKRAEEIFQDAFTHYERLATTQIEHKMGRFDFQRYSLVKLQPSTGRKHQLRRHLNHISHPIIGDVQHGDRNHNHFFNDWLGYHRLYLAATTLKFTHPTTGEQITLTAPLESSFKQTLDKLWSNDTLNKLLE
- the rplA gene encoding 50S ribosomal protein L1 produces the protein MAKLTKKQKLFAEKVDSTKAYEAIQCFELLSELATAKFAESVDVAIKLGIDPRKSDQVVRGATVLPNGTGKDVRVAVFTNEANAQAAKDAGAEFVGMDDLAAEIKGGMMDFDVVIASPDAMRVVGMLGQVLGPRGLMPNPKTGTVTPDVASAVKNAKSGQVRFRADKAGIVHASIGKATFDADKLKENLRALMDDLNRLKPASAKGTYMKKVSVSTTMGPGIELDQSSL
- the secE gene encoding preprotein translocase subunit SecE, yielding MSQKLEKGTGGNTAETVKNVTALVVLIASVVGYYVYSDAHAVVRVLGMLAGVALSGFIFYQSEKGQAAFKYLSNAKKEVRQVVWPTRQETVQMTLIVFAVVIVMSIFLWLVDMFFLWAVQLLTGQGG
- the tuf gene encoding elongation factor Tu translates to MAKEKFERSKPHVNVGTIGHVDHGKTTLTAALTIVQGKKFGGDVKGYDQIDNAPEERARGITISTAHVEYESETRHYAHVDCPGHADYVKNMITGAAQMDGAILVCSAADGPMPQTREHILLSRQVGVPYIVVFLNKVDMVDDEELLELVEMEVRELLDMYEFPGDDTPVIMGSALKAIEGDPAYEAKISELVEALDTYIPTPERDTDKPFLMPVEDIFSIQGRGTVATGRVETGVVKVGEEIEIVGIRPTTTTTVTGVEMFRKLLDQGEAGDNVGILLRGTKREDIERGQVLAHKGTVKPHTKFEAEVYVLSKDEGGRHTPFFNGYRPQFYFRTTDVTGACELPAGTEMVMPGDNVQMTVELINPIAMSEGLRFAIREGGRTVGAGVVAKILE
- the rplK gene encoding 50S ribosomal protein L11, yielding MAKKIDAYIKLQVPAGNANPSPPVGPALGQKGVNIMEFCKAFNAQTQSMEKNLPVPVVITVYSDKSFTFIMKTPPAAVLLKKAAGIQKGSGVPNMNKVGTVTRAQLEEIANTKMADLNANDLDAAVNIIAGSARSMGLNVEG